In Aquipuribacter nitratireducens, the following proteins share a genomic window:
- a CDS encoding lysophospholipid acyltransferase family protein, producing MSTRRETDTRLGWGYRLVLAVCIPLLRLTTRRDWRGAENLPAEGGLVLVSTHASEVDPLTLGHWVHAHGRVMRYLVKSSLFRVPLLGAILRDAEQIPVHRGGGDAAEAFRSAVAAVRRGLMVVVFPEGTLTRDPDLWPMRGKTGAARIALETGAPVVPVGQWGPHRLLPRYGRVPRPFPRKTVHVWAGPPVDLDDLRGRPLDQAVLTEATDRIMRALTAIVAEQRGETPPTVPFDPKAAGVPETGRWTGREERR from the coding sequence GTGAGCACCCGCCGCGAGACCGACACGCGGCTGGGGTGGGGCTACCGGCTCGTCCTCGCCGTCTGCATCCCCCTCCTGCGCCTCACGACACGCCGCGACTGGCGCGGTGCGGAGAACCTGCCGGCCGAGGGGGGCCTCGTCCTCGTCTCGACGCACGCGAGCGAGGTCGACCCCCTCACCCTCGGTCACTGGGTGCACGCGCACGGCCGGGTCATGCGCTACCTCGTGAAGTCGAGCCTGTTCCGGGTGCCGCTGCTCGGGGCGATCCTCCGCGACGCGGAGCAGATCCCCGTCCACCGCGGGGGTGGTGACGCCGCCGAGGCGTTCCGCTCGGCGGTCGCCGCGGTGCGCCGGGGCCTCATGGTCGTCGTGTTCCCGGAGGGCACGCTCACGCGGGACCCCGACCTGTGGCCGATGCGCGGGAAGACCGGCGCGGCCCGCATCGCGCTGGAGACCGGCGCCCCCGTCGTCCCCGTGGGGCAGTGGGGCCCGCACCGTCTGCTGCCCCGGTACGGCCGGGTGCCGCGCCCGTTCCCCCGGAAGACCGTCCACGTGTGGGCCGGCCCGCCCGTCGACCTCGACGACCTGCGCGGTCGCCCGCTCGACCAGGCCGTCCTCACCGAGGCGACCGACCGCATCATGCGCGCGCTCACCGCCATCGTCGCCGAGCAGCGGGGCGAGACGCCACCGACCGTCCCCTTCGACCCGAAGGCGGCAGGGGTGCCGGAGACGGGCCGCTGGACCGGCCGCGAGGAGCGAAGATGA
- a CDS encoding NAD(P)H-dependent glycerol-3-phosphate dehydrogenase — protein MSARPRVCVLGSGSWGTTFAAVTTDAGCPTTVWGRDPEIVRSIASDHANPRYLPGVELPEALTATTDAVGAVSGADVVVVALPSKVLRRTVAPLAAHVRPDAVLVSLSKGVEHGSDRRMSEVVAEAAGVGRDRVAVVSGPNLAREIAARQPTATVVAATTPEVAEQVAAACSTDYFRPYTNTDVVGVEIAGAMKNVIALAVGMAVGLGMGDNSRASIITRGLAETARLGAALGADPQTFAGLAGMGDLVATCTSPLSRNRTFGEELGRGSTVEEVVARTRQTAEGVVSCGSLLHLARSLGVDVPITEAVTAVVSGGLRPEDLARLLLSRARKPEVE, from the coding sequence ATGAGCGCACGGCCGCGCGTCTGCGTGCTCGGCAGCGGGTCGTGGGGCACCACCTTCGCCGCCGTCACCACCGACGCCGGCTGCCCGACCACGGTGTGGGGGCGGGACCCCGAGATCGTCCGCTCGATCGCGAGCGACCACGCCAACCCCCGCTACCTGCCCGGTGTCGAGCTGCCGGAGGCGCTCACGGCCACCACCGACGCGGTCGGCGCGGTGTCGGGAGCCGACGTCGTCGTCGTCGCGCTGCCGTCGAAGGTGCTGCGTCGGACGGTCGCCCCGCTCGCGGCCCACGTTCGTCCCGACGCCGTCCTCGTCTCGCTCTCCAAGGGCGTCGAGCACGGCAGCGACCGGCGCATGAGCGAGGTCGTCGCCGAGGCCGCCGGCGTCGGGCGCGACCGGGTCGCCGTGGTGAGCGGACCCAACCTCGCCCGCGAGATCGCCGCGCGGCAGCCGACCGCGACCGTCGTCGCGGCGACGACGCCGGAGGTCGCGGAGCAGGTGGCCGCGGCCTGCTCGACCGACTACTTCCGCCCGTACACGAACACCGACGTCGTCGGGGTCGAGATCGCCGGGGCGATGAAGAACGTCATCGCCCTCGCCGTCGGCATGGCCGTGGGGCTCGGGATGGGCGACAACTCCCGGGCCTCGATCATCACGCGGGGCCTCGCCGAGACGGCGCGGCTCGGCGCCGCGCTCGGCGCCGACCCGCAGACGTTCGCCGGGCTCGCGGGCATGGGCGACCTCGTCGCGACGTGCACCTCGCCGCTCAGCCGCAACCGCACGTTCGGGGAGGAGCTCGGCCGCGGCTCGACCGTCGAGGAGGTCGTCGCCCGAACCCGGCAGACCGCCGAGGGCGTCGTGTCGTGCGGGTCGCTGCTGCACCTCGCCCGCTCCCTCGGCGTCGACGTCCCCATCACCGAGGCGGTGACGGCCGTGGTCTCGGGTGGCCTGCGCCCGGAGGACCTCGCGAGGCTGCTGCTCTCGCGGGCCCGCAAGCCCGAGGTCGAGTAG